In the Helianthus annuus cultivar XRQ/B chromosome 11, HanXRQr2.0-SUNRISE, whole genome shotgun sequence genome, one interval contains:
- the LOC110889794 gene encoding 60S ribosomal protein L6, whose protein sequence is MAPKDRKPHVSRNPDLIRGVGKYSRSKMYHKRGLWAIKAKNGGAFPKHEKQAAAAAPAEKPPKFYPADDVKKPLVNKRKARPTKLRASITPGTVLIILAGRFKGKRVVFLKQLTSGLLLVTGPFKINGVPLRRVNQSYVIATSTKVDISGVNVEKFDDKYFGKKVEKKKKKGEGEFFEAEKEEKNVLPQDKKDDQKTVDAALIAAIEAVPDLKSYLGARFSLKAGMKPHELVF, encoded by the exons ATGGCACCGAAGGACAGAAAGCCACACGTTAGCAGGAACCCTGACTTGATCAGGGGTGTGGGCAAATACTCACGGTCCAAGATGTACCACAAGAGGGGTTTATGGGCCATCAAGGCTAAGAATGGTGGTGCATTCCCTAAACATGAGAAGCAAGCTGCTGCTGCCGCTCCAGCTGAGAAACCCCCAAAGTTTTACCCAGCTGATGATGTTAAGAAACCGCTTGTTAACAAGCGCAAAGCCAGACCAACTAAACTCAG GGCTAGCATTACCCCAGGAACTGTGCTGATTATACTGGCCGGGAGATTCAAGGGAAAGAGGGTTGTTTTTCTGAAACAACTTACTTCTGGATTGTTGCTGGTTACTG GTCCCTTTAAGATCAATGGTGTTCCTTTGAGGAGAGTGAACCAGTCGTACGTTATCGCCACATCAACAAAGGTAGACATCTCAGGGGTAAATGTGGAAAAGTTTGACGACAAGTACTTTGGAAAGAAGGttgagaaaaagaagaagaaaggcGAGGGCGAGTTTTTTGAAGCAGAGAAAGAG GAGAAGAACGTCCTCCCACAAGACAAGAAAGACGACCAGAAAACCGTCGATGCAGCGTTGATTGCAGCCATCGAAGCTGTTCCAGATCTGAAAAGCTATTTGGGGGCTAGATTCTCACTCAAGGCAGGCATGAAGCCTCATGAGCTTGTGTTTTAA